The Heterodontus francisci isolate sHetFra1 chromosome 13, sHetFra1.hap1, whole genome shotgun sequence genome includes a region encoding these proteins:
- the LOC137376210 gene encoding BTB/POZ domain-containing protein 3 isoform X2: protein MYSNKKAPSPGTSVHSYQQNLTNNNTIHQAANWQGLYPTIRERNAVMFNNDLMADVHFVVGPQGGTQRLPGHKYVLAVGSSVFHAMFYGELAEDKDEIRIPDVEPGAFLAMLKYIYCDEIDLAADTVLATLYAAKKYIVPHLARACVNFLETSLSAKNACVLLSQSCLFEEPDLTQRCWEVIDAQAELALKSEGFCDIDYQTLQSILNRETLNAKEIILFEAVLNWAEVECQRQDLSINIENKRKVLGKALYLIRIPAMTLDDFANGAAQSGVLTLNETNDIFLWYTAAKKPDLEFVCKPRKGLASQRCHRFQSCAYRSNQWRYRGRCDSIQFAVDKRIFIAGFGLYGSSCGSAEYSATLELKRQGVLLGQSFSTFFSDGSSNTFPVWFEHPVQIEPDTFYTASVVLDGNELSYFGQEGMTEVQCGKVTFQFQCSSDSTNGTGVQGGQLPELIFYA, encoded by the exons ATGTACAGCAACAAGAAAGCGCCGAGCCCCGGCACCAGTGTCCACAGCTACCAGCAGAACCTCACCAACAATAACACCATCCACCAGGCTGCCAACTGGCAGGGGCTCTACCCCACCATCCGAGAGAG AAATGCCGTGATGTTTAACAACGATTTGATGGCAGATGTTCACTTTGTGGTGGGACCACAGGGAGGGACTCAGCGGTTGCCTGGACACAAG taTGTTTTGGCTGTTGGGAGCTCAGTATTTCATGCAATGTTTTATGGGGAACTTGCTGAAGATAAGGATGAAATTCGAATCCCTGATGTTGAACCCGGTGCCTTTCTCGCTATGCTGAA GTACATCTACTGTGACGAGATTGACTTGGCGGCAGACACGGTCTTAGCCACCCTCTATGCTGCAAAGAAGTACATCGTTCCTCATCTCGCCCGAGCTTGCGTTAACTTCCTGGAGACCAGCCTGAGCGCGAAGAATGCCTGCGTGCTGCTGTCCCAGAGCTGCCTCTTCGAGGAGCCGGACCTGACCCAACGCTGCTGGGAAGTGATCGACGCCCAAGCCGAACTGGCCTTGAAGTCTGAGGGCTTCTGCGACATTGATTATCAaacgctgcagagcatcctgaacagGGAGACACTCAACGCCAAGGAAATCATCCTGTTTGAGGCAGTGCTGAACTGGGCAGAGGTGGAATGCCAGAGGCAGGACCTGTCCATCAACATTGAGAACAAACGCAAGGTTCTTGGGAAGGCCTTGTACCTGATCCGCATTCCAGCCATGACGTTGGACGATTTTGCCAATGGCGCTGCTCAGTCTGGGGTGCTGACACTCAACGAGACGAATGACATCTTCCTCTGGTACACAGCGGCCAAGAAACCGGACTTGGAGTTTGTGTGCAAGCCCCGGAAAGGCCTGGCCTCCCAGCGCTGCCACCGCTTCCAGTCGTGCGCCTACCGCAGCAACCAGTGGCGCTACCGAGGCCGGTGCGACAGCATCCAGTTCGCCGTGGACAAGCGGATCTTCATCGCCGGCTTCGGCCTGTATGGCTCCAGCTGCGGCTCGGCCGAGTACAGCGCCACACTCGAGCTGAAGCGGCAGGGTGTCCTCCTGGGCCAGAGCTTCAGCACGTTTTTCTCAGACGGCTCCAGCAACACTTTCCCCGTGTGGTTCGAGCACCCGGTGCAGATCGAGCCAGATACGTTCTACACAGCCAGTGTGGTGCTGGATGGCAATGAGCTCAGCTACTTTGGGCAGGAGGGAATGACTGAAGTACAGTGTGGAAAAGTCACCTTTCAGTTCCAGTGCTCCTCAGACAGTACCAATGGCACAGGCGTTCAAGGAGGGCAGCTCCCAGAGCTAATATTCTACGCCTGA
- the LOC137376210 gene encoding BTB/POZ domain-containing protein 3 isoform X1, which yields MVDAKRRNMKCLTFFLMLPEAVKKSKKASKASRLPVCYEILTLKKRVAAEMYSNKKAPSPGTSVHSYQQNLTNNNTIHQAANWQGLYPTIRERNAVMFNNDLMADVHFVVGPQGGTQRLPGHKYVLAVGSSVFHAMFYGELAEDKDEIRIPDVEPGAFLAMLKYIYCDEIDLAADTVLATLYAAKKYIVPHLARACVNFLETSLSAKNACVLLSQSCLFEEPDLTQRCWEVIDAQAELALKSEGFCDIDYQTLQSILNRETLNAKEIILFEAVLNWAEVECQRQDLSINIENKRKVLGKALYLIRIPAMTLDDFANGAAQSGVLTLNETNDIFLWYTAAKKPDLEFVCKPRKGLASQRCHRFQSCAYRSNQWRYRGRCDSIQFAVDKRIFIAGFGLYGSSCGSAEYSATLELKRQGVLLGQSFSTFFSDGSSNTFPVWFEHPVQIEPDTFYTASVVLDGNELSYFGQEGMTEVQCGKVTFQFQCSSDSTNGTGVQGGQLPELIFYA from the exons ATGGTTGATGCCAAGAGAAGGAACATGAAGTGTCTCACTTTCTTCCTGATGCTTCCAGAGGCGGTGAAGAAATCCAAAAAGGCATCCAAGGCCAGCCGGCTGCCCGTCTGCTACGAGATCCTCACCCTGAAGAAGAGGGTAGCTGCGGAGATGTACAGCAACAAGAAAGCGCCGAGCCCCGGCACCAGTGTCCACAGCTACCAGCAGAACCTCACCAACAATAACACCATCCACCAGGCTGCCAACTGGCAGGGGCTCTACCCCACCATCCGAGAGAG AAATGCCGTGATGTTTAACAACGATTTGATGGCAGATGTTCACTTTGTGGTGGGACCACAGGGAGGGACTCAGCGGTTGCCTGGACACAAG taTGTTTTGGCTGTTGGGAGCTCAGTATTTCATGCAATGTTTTATGGGGAACTTGCTGAAGATAAGGATGAAATTCGAATCCCTGATGTTGAACCCGGTGCCTTTCTCGCTATGCTGAA GTACATCTACTGTGACGAGATTGACTTGGCGGCAGACACGGTCTTAGCCACCCTCTATGCTGCAAAGAAGTACATCGTTCCTCATCTCGCCCGAGCTTGCGTTAACTTCCTGGAGACCAGCCTGAGCGCGAAGAATGCCTGCGTGCTGCTGTCCCAGAGCTGCCTCTTCGAGGAGCCGGACCTGACCCAACGCTGCTGGGAAGTGATCGACGCCCAAGCCGAACTGGCCTTGAAGTCTGAGGGCTTCTGCGACATTGATTATCAaacgctgcagagcatcctgaacagGGAGACACTCAACGCCAAGGAAATCATCCTGTTTGAGGCAGTGCTGAACTGGGCAGAGGTGGAATGCCAGAGGCAGGACCTGTCCATCAACATTGAGAACAAACGCAAGGTTCTTGGGAAGGCCTTGTACCTGATCCGCATTCCAGCCATGACGTTGGACGATTTTGCCAATGGCGCTGCTCAGTCTGGGGTGCTGACACTCAACGAGACGAATGACATCTTCCTCTGGTACACAGCGGCCAAGAAACCGGACTTGGAGTTTGTGTGCAAGCCCCGGAAAGGCCTGGCCTCCCAGCGCTGCCACCGCTTCCAGTCGTGCGCCTACCGCAGCAACCAGTGGCGCTACCGAGGCCGGTGCGACAGCATCCAGTTCGCCGTGGACAAGCGGATCTTCATCGCCGGCTTCGGCCTGTATGGCTCCAGCTGCGGCTCGGCCGAGTACAGCGCCACACTCGAGCTGAAGCGGCAGGGTGTCCTCCTGGGCCAGAGCTTCAGCACGTTTTTCTCAGACGGCTCCAGCAACACTTTCCCCGTGTGGTTCGAGCACCCGGTGCAGATCGAGCCAGATACGTTCTACACAGCCAGTGTGGTGCTGGATGGCAATGAGCTCAGCTACTTTGGGCAGGAGGGAATGACTGAAGTACAGTGTGGAAAAGTCACCTTTCAGTTCCAGTGCTCCTCAGACAGTACCAATGGCACAGGCGTTCAAGGAGGGCAGCTCCCAGAGCTAATATTCTACGCCTGA